The Streptomyces sp. M92 nucleotide sequence GATGGGCGACTGGTCGACGTGCACGACCTTGTCGACGAGGTCGTCACCGTCCACGCGCGTGTGTCGGCCGGGCACGTTGCGCGCGCCGTTCAGCTCGCGGGCCAGGTGGGTGTACAGGATGTCGTTGACCAGGGTCGACTTGCCGGAGCCGGAGACGCCGGTGACGGCCGTGAAGACGCCGAGGGGGAAGGAGACGTCGATGTCCTGGAGGTTGTTCTCGCGGGCGCCGTGCACGGTGAGCTGCCGGGCCGGGTCGCGGGGGCGCCGGATGTCGGGCAGCGGGATGGCCTTGCGCCCGGACAGGTAGAGGCCGGTCTGCGACTCGGCGTTGTCCAGCAGCTCCTTGAGGGAGCCGCTGTGGACCACCTTGCCGCCGTGCTCGCCGGCGCCGGGGCCGATGTCGACGATCCAGTCGGCGACCTTGATGGTGTCCTCGTCGTGCTCGACGACGATGAGGGTGTTGCCCATGTCGCGGAGCCGGACGAGGGTCTCGATCAGCCGGTGGTTGTCGCGCTGGTGCAGGCCGATGGACGGCTCGTCGAGGACGTAGAGCACGCCGACGAGGCCGGAGCCGATCTGGGTGGCCAGGCGGATACGCTGCGCCTCGCCGCCGGAGAGGGTGCCGGCCGCGCGGTTCAGCGAGAGGTAGTCCAGGCCGACGTCGACCAGGAACCGCAGCCGCTCGTTGACCTCCTTCAGGACGCGCTCGGCGATCTTCTTGTCGCGGGCGTTGAGCTTCAGCTCGCCGAGGAAATCGGCGCAGTCGCTGATGGACATCGCCGAGACCTCGGCGATCGACTTGCCCATCACGGTGACCGCGAGGACGAGCGGCTTGAGACGCGTGCCCTCACAGGTGGGGCAGGGCACCTCGCGCATGTAGCCCTCGAAGCGCTCGCGGCTGGCGTCGCTCTCGGCCTCGCTGTGCCGGCGCTTGACGAAGGGGATCGCGCCCTCGAAGGCCGTGGTGTAGCGGCGCTCGCGCCCGTACCGGTTGCGGTAGCGGACCTCGACCTGGGTCTTGTGGCCGTTGAGCAGGGCCTTGCGGGCGCGCAGCGGCAGACCGGCGAAGGGGATGTCCGTGCGGAAGCCTAGGGCGTCCGCGAGGGCACCGATCAGGCGGCCGAAGTAGTCCTTGGTGTGCCCGTGCGACCAGGGGTGGATGGCGCCCTCGTCGAGGGACTTCTCCTCGTCGGGGACGATCAGCTCCGGGTCGACCTCCATGCGCGTGCCGATGCCGGAGCAGTCGGGGCAGGCGCCGAAGGGCGAGTTGAAGGAGAAGGAGCGGGGCTCCAGCTCCTCGAAGGACAGGTCGTCGTACGGGCAGTACAGGTGCTCGGAGTACATGCGCTCGCGCTCGGGGTCGTCCTCGGGGAGGTCGACGAAGTCGAGCACGACCATGCCGCCGGACAGGCCGAGCGCGGTCTCCACGGAGTCGGTGAGCCGGCGCTTGGCGGAGTCCTTCACCGTGAGGCGGTCGACGACCACCTCGATGGTGTGCTTCTCCTGCTTCTTGAGCGTGGGCGGATTCGAGAGCTGGATCGTCTCGCCGTCCACCCGCGCGCGGGAGTAGCCCTTGGTCTGGAGGTCGGAGAAGAGGTCGACGAACTCGCCCTTGCGCTCGCGCACCAGCGGCGACAGCACCTGGAAGCGGCTGCCCTCCGGCAGCTCCAGGACCTTGTCGACGATGGCCTGCGGCGACTGGCGCGAGATCGGCCGGGAGCACTGAGGGCAG carries:
- the uvrA gene encoding excinuclease ABC subunit UvrA, which translates into the protein MADRLIVRGAREHNLKNVSLDLPRDSLIVFTGLSGSGKSSLAFDTIFAEGQRRYVESLSSYARQFLGQMDKPDVDFIEGLSPAVSIDQKSTSRNPRSTVGTITEVYDYLRLLFARIGKPHCPQCSRPISRQSPQAIVDKVLELPEGSRFQVLSPLVRERKGEFVDLFSDLQTKGYSRARVDGETIQLSNPPTLKKQEKHTIEVVVDRLTVKDSAKRRLTDSVETALGLSGGMVVLDFVDLPEDDPERERMYSEHLYCPYDDLSFEELEPRSFSFNSPFGACPDCSGIGTRMEVDPELIVPDEEKSLDEGAIHPWSHGHTKDYFGRLIGALADALGFRTDIPFAGLPLRARKALLNGHKTQVEVRYRNRYGRERRYTTAFEGAIPFVKRRHSEAESDASRERFEGYMREVPCPTCEGTRLKPLVLAVTVMGKSIAEVSAMSISDCADFLGELKLNARDKKIAERVLKEVNERLRFLVDVGLDYLSLNRAAGTLSGGEAQRIRLATQIGSGLVGVLYVLDEPSIGLHQRDNHRLIETLVRLRDMGNTLIVVEHDEDTIKVADWIVDIGPGAGEHGGKVVHSGSLKELLDNAESQTGLYLSGRKAIPLPDIRRPRDPARQLTVHGARENNLQDIDVSFPLGVFTAVTGVSGSGKSTLVNDILYTHLARELNGARNVPGRHTRVDGDDLVDKVVHVDQSPIGRTPRSNPATYTGVFDHIRKLFAETTEAKVRGYLPGRFSFNVKGGRCENCAGDGTIKIEMNFLPDVYVPCEVCHGARYNRETLEVHYKGKSIADVLNMPIEEATDFFEAVPAISRHMKTLKDVGLGYVRLGQSATTLSGGEAQRVKLASELQRRSTGRTVYVLDEPTTGLHFEDISKLLTVLSGLVDKGNSVIVIEHNLDVIKTADWVVDMGPEGGAGGGLVVAEGTPEQVAAVPASHTGKFLRDILGADRISDAAPVKAPRKAAAKTVAAKASATKTTTKAVTGTAAKKPATKPAKTAKTAAKPDAKKTARTSKA